In Chloroflexota bacterium, the sequence CCGGTAATACAGCGGGATCAAGATACTCCTGAGGTCGGGATGCCGCCATTGAAACCCAAAGTGCCCCGCTACCTCCTTGAGCTTGAAGGATGTTGTTGGCAGACGGAAACTATCACGTGCGTACAACAACAGGTCGACATGGCGCATCCTGAGACGTACCAGAGTGCTCGGGGGCAATATGGATTACCCAGAGGAAGCCCGGTTATTCCTCCTCCCACGGGATGACCAGCTCCACAAAACTGAAGGGCGGGACGGGGCCGATGAAGCGGAAATCCATCTCGTGATAGAGCAGGCCCAGGTCTTCCACCTGGGCCTCAAAAGGCGCCCGGTTTTCCCAGGGAATCAGAAAGGCGCAGTCCAGGACCGTCTGCTCCAGACAGATGGGGTGGCGGCGCATATCGGCCGCCAGGGGGCGGAGCCGGGCCAGCATCTCCTGGGCCCTGGCCTCCCGCAGCCCGTCCAGGACCCCGGCCACCCTCCTCCCCAGCTCCACCTGGCCGGCATAGCCACCAGCCACGGCGAGGACCTGGTCCCTGAAGGCCCTCAAGCCTTCATCCTGGGCCAGGACCTGTTCGAAGGGTAGCTCCCGCCAGCAGACGCTAAGCCTCATCTCAATCCGGTCCTCAATGGAATAGAGGAGACGGCGGAACTGACCAAAATGGCGGCGCAGGAGCTGGAGCACCTTCTCTTCCGGGCTCACCTTGCCAGGAGGTGCCATGGTGCCAAAGCGGACGGGGAGGGGTGTGAGGCCCATCGCCAGCACCCCCTCCAGTACCCTATTATGGCAGGCCACATGCTCGGGAAGCGGCTCATGTTTCTCCCTGGGGGAGGCGCTGGCCAGGAAGGCCAGATCCAGGTAGGAGATGGAAAAGACCTCCCTGCCCTGCATCCCGGCCGCGTCCAGGGAAAGGGGGCCCTTGTGGTGGACCAGGCCATACAGGTATAGGGGCTCTGCCACACTGTCCACTCTACGCCCTCCCCTCCCCCACCCAAGGCCCCAGCCGGCCCCTTCCCCCCACCCACCCCGTCGGGTTTTCCGGCCCAAAAAGGCAAGGGGTTGGGAAGTTTACGCCAGGGCTGGCTGTTTGCCCCTCTGGTCCTGGTCAGGCCTGCCCATTATCCCAGGCAGAAAATACCCGGCCAACGGCAGCGGTGCCCCAGCCGGCTGCCTTCTTTTGCTATAATCTACCTTATGCAGGTAATACCAGCCATAGATATCCGGGGCGGGAGGTGTGTCCGCCTATTTAAGGGGGACTTCTCCCGGGAGACGGTCTTCTCCCCCGACCCGGTGGATGTGGCCCGGCGCTTCTTTGCCCTGGGGGCCAAAAGGCTTCACGTTGTTGACCTGGACGGGGCGGAAAGAGGCCGGCCGGAGAATCTCCCCGCCCTGGAAGGGATAGCCCGGGCCTTTCCCCTAGCCCTCCAGTTCGGCGGCGGCCTGCGCCAGATAGATGACATTGATAGGGCGCTGGGGCTGGGGGTGGAGAGGGCCATCCTGGGCACCTCGGCAGTGGAGGAGCCGGACCTGGTGGCCCGGGCGTGCCAGCTTTTCCCCGGCCGGATTGTCGTAGGCCTGGACGCCCGGCGGGGGTATGTAGCCACTCACGGCTGGCAAAAGAGGACAGAGGTGGAGGCCTCCCGGCTCCTTGAGGCGATGGCAGCCCTGGGGGTGGGGCGTTTCATCTACACCGATGTTGAGCGGGACGGCACCCTCACCCGCCCCAACT encodes:
- a CDS encoding ribonuclease H-like domain-containing protein, whose translation is MRHVDLLLYARDSFRLPTTSFKLKEVAGHFGFQWRHPDLRSILIPLYYREYVRTPKKNREARSNTGTQLLDTTTTTWKLPCVFGARFSQL
- a CDS encoding GvpL/GvpF family gas vesicle protein, with amino-acid sequence MAEPLYLYGLVHHKGPLSLDAAGMQGREVFSISYLDLAFLASASPREKHEPLPEHVACHNRVLEGVLAMGLTPLPVRFGTMAPPGKVSPEEKVLQLLRRHFGQFRRLLYSIEDRIEMRLSVCWRELPFEQVLAQDEGLRAFRDQVLAVAGGYAGQVELGRRVAGVLDGLREARAQEMLARLRPLAADMRRHPICLEQTVLDCAFLIPWENRAPFEAQVEDLGLLYHEMDFRFIGPVPPFSFVELVIPWEEE
- the hisA gene encoding 1-(5-phosphoribosyl)-5-[(5-phosphoribosylamino)methylideneamino]imidazole-4-carboxamide isomerase — encoded protein: MQVIPAIDIRGGRCVRLFKGDFSRETVFSPDPVDVARRFFALGAKRLHVVDLDGAERGRPENLPALEGIARAFPLALQFGGGLRQIDDIDRALGLGVERAILGTSAVEEPDLVARACQLFPGRIVVGLDARRGYVATHGWQKRTEVEASRLLEAMAALGVGRFIYTDVERDGTLTRPNFPAIRDLLSTTHLPVLASGGISRLEHLGKLRALGVEGAIIGRALYTGDIDLKQALGLMNTIKPSP